The proteins below come from a single Plasmodium sp. gorilla clade G2 genome assembly, chromosome: 13 genomic window:
- a CDS encoding 2-oxoisovalerate dehydrogenase subunit alpha, mitochondrial, putative: MKNIVQKYLQRSSTKLFNRTNLLNLNKKCNFSGYKIYNDGLVHSEFSTELKTLNEVIKMPIYRILDTNGNLLDGHEAPFKDEEVLKIYKDMVEFSIWDEIFYGIQRQGRISFYIVNEGEEGLQFGMGKALSVDDHLYCQYRETGVLLSRGFTYTDILNQLFGTKYDEGKGRQMCICYTKKDLNIHTITTPLGSQLSHAAGCGYALKLKNQKAVAVTYCGDGSSSEGDFYAALNFASVRQSQTMFVCKNNLYAISTSIKDQYRGDGIAPRALALGIESIRVDGNDLFASYLATKKLREICIQESKPVFIEFMSYRYGHHSTSDDSSLYRPKEENEAWRQEGVHPISRIFLYLKNKNLYSEKEDQEHRKSVKEKVLKELKKYESVKRYNIVGGLFEDVYHEEDWNLKEQRENFEQFFKENKHNYDTSKFEA, from the coding sequence ATTTTTCTGGATACAAAATTTACAATGATGGGTTAGTTCACTCAGAATTTTCTACCGAATTAAAAACTTTAAATGAAGTTATAAAAATGCCTATTTATAGAATATTGGATACAAATGGAAATTTATTAGACGGTCATGAAGCTCCATTTAAGGATGAAGaagtattaaaaatttacaaGGATATGGTTGAATTTTCTATATGGgatgaaatattttatggAATACAAAGACAAGGTAGaatatcattttatatagTTAATGAAGGAGAAGAAGGTTTACAATTTGGTATGGGTAAAGCATTAAGTGTCGATGATCATTTATATTGTCAATATAGAGAAACAGGTGTTTTATTATCAAGAGGTTTTACTTACactgatatattaaatcaatTATTCGGTACCAAATATGATGAAGGTAAAGGTAGACAAATGTGTATATGCTATACTAAAAAAgatttaaatattcatacTATTACTACACCATTAGGATCTCAATTATCTCATGCTGCTGGTTGTGGATATGCATTAAAactaaaaaatcaaaaagcTGTTGCTGTTACTTATTGTGGTGATGGTTCTTCATCAGAAGGAGATTTTTATGCTGCTCTAAATTTTGCTTCGGTAAGACAATCACAAACCATGTTTGTATGCAAAAACAACTTGTATGCTATATCCACATCTATTAAAGATCAATACAGAGGTGATGGTATTGCACCAAGAGCATTAGCACTAGGAATAGAATCTATAAGAGTTGATGGAAATGATTTATTCGCGAGTTATCTAGCTACCAAAAAATTAAGAGAAATTTGTATTCAAGAATCCAAACCAGTTTTTATTGAATTCATGTCTTATAGATATGGTCATCATAGTACTTCTGATGATTCTAGTTTGTATAGAccaaaagaagaaaatgaagcATGGAGACAAGAAGGGGTACACCCAATTAGTAGAATCTTTTTATATCTAAAGAATAAAAACTTATATAGTGAAAAAGAAGATCAAGAACACCGTAAAAGTGTCAAAGAAAAAgtattaaaagaattaaaaaaatatgaaagtgttaaaagatataatattgtCGGTGGATTGTTTGAAGATGTGTATCATGAAGAAGATTGGAACCTTAAAGAACAAAGAGAAAACTTTGAGCAATTTTTCaaagaaaataaacataattatGATACATCAAAATTTGAAGCATGA